The following DNA comes from Mucisphaera calidilacus.
TGAGGATGGCGGAGGGTTCGCTGGGTCGTGTGGTGCGTGATCGTGGCCTGCTGGTGGTTGTGGACGGTCGGGTGGTTGAATCGGCGCGAGTGACGTCGATGTCGTCGTGTTTGCCGCTTGGCGGGTGCGAGGCTGAGGTTGAGGTAGAGGTTGAACGTGGTGCGGGTTCGGTGCGCGAGGTTGTGATCGGGGAGCCTTATCGGCTTGGCGATGCGCGTGTGGGGCTGCGTCGGCTGGTGGTGGGTGGTTTGGTTGAGGATGTGGGGCGTGGTGATCGGTCGGGTTTGCGGCGGTGCTGGCGTGTGCGTGATCGCTGGATGCGGTTGCTGGATCAGGAGCTTGCGTCGCTGCCGGGGTGGTGGCTGTTGTCGGACGCGGGTTCGCTCGGCGTCGGGGCGGATGCGAATCGGTCGGCGACGTCGGTGGATGTGGATGGGCGTTCGGTGTATCGGCCTGGGGGCGGGTTGCGTTGGACGGCGGGTAAGGCGTTGGGATTGTTGCTGGCGGTGGCGGGTGTTCGCGTCGTCTGGCTGGTCGATCGGGGTCGGCTGGATCGTGTGCTGGAGCGTGATGTTGTGCTGTCGGGTCGGTTGCGTGGTGTGCTGTCGTTGCTGGCTGAGGACCACGGGTTGGTGCTGCGGTGGGACGAGCGGCATGGCGTGGTCGAGGTGGGTGTTCGTGGTCATCGGGGTCGGCGGGTGAGTTATCCGTTGGGTGGTGATGAGCGGCGTCGGCCGAGGTGGTCGGTGGTGTCGGGCGGTGTTTCGGGGCGGTCGGTGCGTGGGGTATGTCGTTCGTCGGGTTGGCGTGTGGAGTCGACGTTTGAGCTGCGTCGTGGCTGGGACCCGGGGCTGGAGGGGTTGGCGGATGATCAGTACGACCCGGAGACGTCGGACGATTTCACGTCGGTGTCGTCGGTCTTTCGTCGTTGGGTGTTGAACGAGGACGGGGCGTATTCGGGTGCGCCGTATGGTTTGCCGGCCTATGACCTGAGCGCGTTGTTTGATGACGAGCGTGTGGGCGCGTGTTCGCTTAGGTTTCGTGCTCCGCTGACGCGTGACACGGATGGCGACCCGCTGCCGGTGCTGGTGGAGGTGAGTGAGGATGGGGGTTTGCGTTGGCGTGTCGTGGCGGATCGTCTGCTGTTGAGGGATCGCGCGGGGGTCGATCTGACGGGCCTGTTGGCGGGATCGGATTACCTGGCGGCGGCTCGTGCGGGGACGGTTCGGTGTCGGGTGACGGCGCGGCTTGATTCGCCTCGTGCGGTGGAGGCGGTTCGGTGGTGGGGCAACGCGTTCACGGGGGTTCACGAGGACGTGGTGTTTGATGCGGGGCGTCGGTTTGTTTTTGCGCGGGTGGACCGGACGAGTCGTTTCTGGTCGCGGGTTCGGTCGGGGGCGCGTGTTGCGGCGGAGCGTGATGATCGAGAGCGGATGCGTCGTTGGCTGTTAGAGCGGCTTGAGGGGGGTGCTTCGGCGTCGCGGGTGCGTCTGGAGGCGTCGGGTCGCGAGACGTGGCTGCGGCCTGGCGACCGGTTGTGTGTGGGTGCGCTGGGCGGCCGGACGGTGTTGTGCGAGCGTGTGGGCTGGTCGGCGGGTGCGGGGCGTGCGGTGCGGTCGGTGATCGAGGGGCGATTGGAGGGTGTCAGATGAGTGGGCTGGAGTTGGCGCCGCTGGCGCAGCTGGGTGCGGCGGGACTGATGGGCGCGTTGTGGGTGTGGGAGCGGAACCTGACGCGTTGCCGGGAGCGTGAGCTGAGTGAGGCTCATGAGCGTCTGATGGTTCAGCGTGAGGCGTTGCAGGAACTGGTGGCGTTGGTGGGTCAGAACGCGCGGGCGTTGGAGGGTTTTGAGCAGACGCAGAATCGGCTGGCTCGTGCGGTGGAGCGTCTGGCGGCCAGGGGTGCGTGATAGCGATTAAACTGGGTGGATGACTGGCGTGTACCGAGTCGTGATGGTGTTGGTGTTCCTGCTGTCGCTGGGGTGGGTTTCGGGTTGCGGCCAGGGCGACGGTACGTCGGCCTTCGGTGAGCCTCCGCCGACGGGCACGTGGTATCCCGAGCCGGTGGCGTTGCGTATTCACCCGTCGACGCGTTACGTGCAGGAGGGGGATCGCGTCTGGTTGCGGACGCGTGTCGAGTTGCTGGACGCGTTGGGTGATCCGTTGAAGTACCCGGCGCGGTTTCGTTTTGAGTTGTGGCGGAGCGGGGGTGTGGGGGGGTCGGGTTCGCTGGCGTATGTCTGGCGTTTTGACGTTCTGGGTTATGCGGAGCAGGACTCGGCGTACGACCCGGTGACGCGTTGTTACGCGTTTTCGCTGACGCTGGATGACGTGGGTGCGATCGAGGACCTGCGTCGGATGCGTCTGCGTGTCTATGCGGAGACGGCGGACGGGGAGCGTCTTCAGCGTGAGATGGTGCTTCGGCCTTGAGGCGTTTCAGACGTTGAGGATGGAGCGTGCCTTGCGTGTGAGTTCGGCGGCGTGTTGCTCGGTGGGCGCTTCGGCGATGAACCGGAGGATGGGTTCGGTGTTGCTGGGTCGGACGTGGAGCCAGCGGTTGTCGAAGTCGAAGCGGATGCCGTCCTGGCGGTCGATCCTGGCGTCGGGGAAGAGTTGGGCGAGTCGGTCGGCGATCTGTCCGAAGGAGCCTTCGGGTCGGGGGACTTTTTCCTTCTGCATGGTGTAGGCGGGCAGTTCGTCGCGGAGTTGGGCGAGTGTTTTGCCGGTCGCTGCGATGAGGTCGAGGGTGAGTGCGATGGAGAGGAGGCTGTCGCGGACGTAGCTGAGTCTTGGGTCGATGACGCCTCCGTTGCCCTCGCCGCCGAGGGCGGCGTTCTCCTGGCGCATGATCTCGGCGACGTTGGCCTCGCCGACGGGGCTGCGGAAGATGGTGGCGTTGATGGGTTGCGCGAGGTCGTCGATCATGCGGCTGGTGGAGAGGTTGGCAACGGCGGATTGTCCGGGCTTGAGCAGGTGCTGGACGGCGAGTGCGAGGGTGCATTCTTCGCCGATGTAGCGTCCGGAGTTGTCGACGAGTGCGAGGCGGTCGGCGTCAGGGTCCTGGGCCATGCCGGCGTCGGCCTGGTGTTGGGTGACGGCGGCGGCGAGTTCGGTGAGGTTCTGTTCGGTGGGTTCGGGTTCGTGGGGGAAGTCGCCTGTCGGCGGGCTGTGGAGGTGGACGAGGCTGACGTTGAGTTGGTCGAGGAGGGTGCGTGCCTCGGCGCCGCCTGCGCCGCAGACGCTGTCGACGACGACCTTGAGGTTGGCGTCGCGGATGGCCTGCTGGTCGACGAGTTGTGCGACGGCGTGGGCGTGTTCCTGTGCCGCGTCGAAGCCGGCGGGTTTGATCTGGTAGGCGGCGGGGTCGGCGGCGGGTTTTCGGTCGGCGAGGGCGTGGAAGTGGTCGATGACGGATTGTGCGTCGGCGGCGGTGGGGGCGGTGCCCTGGGCGCGGATGATCTTGACGCCATTCCAGGGTGTGGGGTTGTGGCTGGCGGTGAGGACGATGGCGGCGTGTCGTCGTTGGCGTGCGGCGTAGCCGACGGCGGGTGTGGAGCAGATGCCCATGTCGATGGCGGTGGTGCCGGTTTCGGCGAGACCCGCGGCGAGTGCTGCGGCGAGTTCGGGGCCGGAGGGTCGGGAGTCTCGGCCGATGAGGATGTTGCCGGCCTCGCCCCATTGCTGGAGGGTCTGTCCGATGGCCATGCCGTAGCGCCAGGCGATCTCGGGGGTGAGGGATTGGCCGACGATGCCGCGGAGTCCGCTGACGCCAAGCATGAGGGGTGCGTCACTCACAACAAGGCTCCATGAAGAGGTTGCTGATGTGTTCGGGCGAGATGCCTACGAGGTTGGGCAGGATATGTTCGGCGTCGGTGAGTTCGTGGGCGGGCTGGTTGGTGGTGAGTCCCAGCCGGCGCAGGCCGGCGTCGCGTGCGGAGCGCAGGCCGGCGGCGGTATCTTCGATGGCGAGGGTGTTGTCGGGTGTGAGGTTGTGGTCGGGGCAGAGGGCCTGGAGGTTCTGCAGAGCGAGGGCGTAGGTCTGGGGGTGGGGCTTGGATTGCTCGACGTCGTCGGCGGTGACGATGACGGGGAAGAGGTCGGTGTGGTTGTAGAAGCGGAGGACGCCTTCGATGTCGCTCCGTGTCGCTCCGCTGGCGATGGCGATGGGGCGGTGGTCGTCTCGGAGTGCCCTGGCGAGTTCGAAGGATCCGGGGACGAGGGGTATGCCCCGGGCGACGATCCGGTCGAAGGCAACTTGTTTTCGGGCAACGAGTTGGCGGATGACGCTGTGATCCTCGGCCTGATCGACGAAGCCGAAGTCGGTGAGGATGGCTCGGAAGGCGTCGCGGTCGTCGAAGCCGATGTAGCGTCGCCGGTAGTGGTCCTCGTCGAAGCGGATGCCGCGGTCGGCCACGGCGTCGAGCATGGCGTGGCAGTGGGGCATCTCGGAGTCGGCGAGGACGCCATCGAAGTCGAAGATTACGCCTTGGATCATGGCTGAGAGTTTACGGGATCGGCGGGGGTGGTCGGGTTGGTGGCGGCGTGCGGATTCGGTATACTTCTCGATCCGGCGCAACGCCGGCGTTACGGGCCATTAGCGCAGTTGGCTAGCGCGCCTCGTTGACATCGAGGAGGTCACTGGTTCAAGTCCAGTATGGCCCATTGCTTATAAAAGTGTCGTCTCGAAATCGGCCGCGTCTGCGGACAAATCTCGAAATCTAGAGAAGTTACGGCGGGGCATGATTGTTCGGGTCGTTCAGATTTCCTGTGGTTGCGGGGTATTTCGGCTGGCTTCTGCGTCGCGTTTTGCGCCGCTTTCAAGAAGTGATCCTCCTGACGTGCAGATCGTGCTCGATGGCCACGGCCTGAGAGTTGCCAAGCCACGCGGTAACCACCTGTGACGGAAAGCTGTCGGCCAACTCGGACTGACGTAAACTGTGGCCGAGTTGTGGGGGAAAGTCAGGAGACTTGGCTACGGTCTTGCTCCACTCGTAGCACGAGTGCTGGCTGAGTCCCAGAAGTTCCAGAACTGTCCGCCGGCAGGCTTCAGACGGATCCAGAACCCATGGCTGACCAGACACACTTGATAGGTGTGGAGTTCGCCTAGCACGTCACCGGCGTCATGATCGATCAAGGTTCAGTATCGCCATCAGCGTATCCCGCTCTGGATGATGCGACTGAATGACAGCCGAGGGGTTTCCGCGGGTCTCTGAGCGATTGCGGGTGGTGGCGGGTGGATCGTGCGTGGGGGTTGATTGTCGACGTCCGCCTGGATGAGTCGCGGAAGATTCTTATTTCGTGTGTGCGGGAATCATCCTCGCGTGAAGCGGGTTAGGTGAGGGCTGTGGGCGTCGGGCTGGCCGCCCTAACTGTCATTGTTGCTTCGCACGGCGAAGAGAGTTTGCCGGGCTCAGGTTCGTTGTCTTTATCGCCTTGATTGTCACCATCCTCTGCCGAGACCCTCCATGAACGCTTTTGAGAACTGCCCCGATTTGGACGATTTCATGCAGGGCCTGATCAAGCGGAATCCGCACGAGACGGAGTTCCATCAGGCCGTGCGCGAGGTCGCTGAGAGCGTGGTCCCTTATGTGCTGGAGCACCGTCAGTACAAGGACGCTCAGATTCTGGAACGGATGACCGAGCCCGACCGGATCGTGATTTTCCGGGTGACCTGGGAGGACGACGCCGGGCGTATCCGGGCGAACCGTGCCTGGCGGGTGCAGTTCAACAACGCGATTGGGCCTTACAAGGGCGGGCTGCGTTTCCACCCGACGGTGACGCTGAGCGTGCTGAAGTTTCTGGGTTTTGAGCAGGTGTTCAAGAACAGCCTGACCGGGCTGCCGATGGGCGGGGCCAAGGGCGGTTCGAATTTCAATCCCAAGGGCAAGAGCGACCATGAGGTGATGCGGTTCTGTCAGTCGCTGATGGTCGAACTGCACCGGCACATCGGCGAGGACACGGACGTGCCGGCGGGTGACATCGGCGTCGGGGGGCGTGAGATCAGCTACTTGTTCGGGCAGTACAAGCGGTTGGCCAACCGTTTCGTCGGGACGCTGACGGGCAAGGGGTTGGCTTTCGGCGGGAGTCTGGTGCGCACGGAGGCGACCGGCTATGGCTGCGTGTACTTCTGTCGGCACATGCTTGAGCAGGCCGGGGAGGGCGTCGAGGGCAAGAACGTGGTGATCTCGGGCTCGGGTAACGTGGCGATCTACGCGGCGGAGAAGGCCACGGAGTTGGGTGCCAGGGTGCTGACGCTGTCGGACTCATCGGGCTTCGTGCACGATCCGGACGGCATC
Coding sequences within:
- the glmM gene encoding phosphoglucosamine mutase, with translation MSDAPLMLGVSGLRGIVGQSLTPEIAWRYGMAIGQTLQQWGEAGNILIGRDSRPSGPELAAALAAGLAETGTTAIDMGICSTPAVGYAARQRRHAAIVLTASHNPTPWNGVKIIRAQGTAPTAADAQSVIDHFHALADRKPAADPAAYQIKPAGFDAAQEHAHAVAQLVDQQAIRDANLKVVVDSVCGAGGAEARTLLDQLNVSLVHLHSPPTGDFPHEPEPTEQNLTELAAAVTQHQADAGMAQDPDADRLALVDNSGRYIGEECTLALAVQHLLKPGQSAVANLSTSRMIDDLAQPINATIFRSPVGEANVAEIMRQENAALGGEGNGGVIDPRLSYVRDSLLSIALTLDLIAATGKTLAQLRDELPAYTMQKEKVPRPEGSFGQIADRLAQLFPDARIDRQDGIRFDFDNRWLHVRPSNTEPILRFIAEAPTEQHAAELTRKARSILNV
- the gdhA gene encoding NADP-specific glutamate dehydrogenase codes for the protein MNAFENCPDLDDFMQGLIKRNPHETEFHQAVREVAESVVPYVLEHRQYKDAQILERMTEPDRIVIFRVTWEDDAGRIRANRAWRVQFNNAIGPYKGGLRFHPTVTLSVLKFLGFEQVFKNSLTGLPMGGAKGGSNFNPKGKSDHEVMRFCQSLMVELHRHIGEDTDVPAGDIGVGGREISYLFGQYKRLANRFVGTLTGKGLAFGGSLVRTEATGYGCVYFCRHMLEQAGEGVEGKNVVISGSGNVAIYAAEKATELGARVLTLSDSSGFVHDPDGIDAEKLAFVKDLKEVRRGRIGEYAEKYTRATFHEGERPWGVKADVALPCATQNELSGEDARKLIGNGVRAVAEGANMPTEYDGVHAFLEAGVLFGPAKAANAGGVAVSGLEQSQNALRLSWSREEVDDRLQTIMRDIHGRCVKYGETKDGPVNYVRGANIAGFVKVADAMLAYGAV
- a CDS encoding HAD family hydrolase; this translates as MIQGVIFDFDGVLADSEMPHCHAMLDAVADRGIRFDEDHYRRRYIGFDDRDAFRAILTDFGFVDQAEDHSVIRQLVARKQVAFDRIVARGIPLVPGSFELARALRDDHRPIAIASGATRSDIEGVLRFYNHTDLFPVIVTADDVEQSKPHPQTYALALQNLQALCPDHNLTPDNTLAIEDTAAGLRSARDAGLRRLGLTTNQPAHELTDAEHILPNLVGISPEHISNLFMEPCCE